A part of Anser cygnoides isolate HZ-2024a breed goose chromosome 17, Taihu_goose_T2T_genome, whole genome shotgun sequence genomic DNA contains:
- the THOC5 gene encoding THO complex subunit 5 homolog isoform X2 produces MAEIQELKSRGIKDNASEIDERRMQSCVHFMTLKKLNRLAHIRLKKGRDQTHEAKQKVDAYHLQLQNLLYEVMHLQKEITKCLEFKSKHEEIELVSLEEFYSEAPTEISRPDITLTEPHQQTLARLDWELEQRKRLAERYKECLTIKEKILKEIEVKKEYLSSLQPRLNSIMQASLPVQEYLFMPFDQAHKQYETARHLPPPLYVLFVQASAYGQACDKKLVVAIEGSVEEAKALYKPPEDSQDDESDSDVEEEQTTKRRRPTLGVQLDDKRKEMLKRHPLSVTVDLKCKDENVLHLTFYYLMNLNVMTVKTKVTTAVEMTTAVSAGDLLSPDSLLSCLYPGDHGKKTPNPANQFQFDKVGILTLSDYVSELGHPYVWVQKLGGLHFPKDQPQHTVTADNSLSASHMELTVKLLRTRLQSRLALHKQFASLEHGVVPVSSECQHLFPTKIVSRLVKWTAIPFEDYAELPYTKDVLEAGLAEDTHLYYMALIERGTAKLQAAVVLNPGYSALPPIFSLCLNWKGERTGNNDDNIRAMESEVNVCYKELWGPKPGYQLLTNQLQRLCMVLDVYLETEPHDTSVEGPKEFPQEKMCLRLVRGPMRLKPFKFNYPQGFFSHR; encoded by the exons ATGGCGGAGATCCAGGAGCTGAAGAGCAGGGGCATCAAGGACAAC GCCTCCGAGATAGACGAGCGGCGCATGCAGAGCTGCGTGCACTTCATGACCCTGAAGAAGCTCAACCGGCTGGCGCACATCCGCCTGAAGAAGGGGCGAGACCAGACCCACGAG GCGAAGCAGAAGGTGGACGCCTATCACCTGCAGCTCCAGAACCTGCTCTACGAGGTGATGCACCTGCAGAAAGAGATCACCAAGTGCCTGGAGTTCAA GTCAAAGCACGAGGAGATCGAGCTGGTCAGCCTGGAGGAGTTCTACAGCGAGGCCCCCACCGAAATCAGCCGGCCGGACATCACCCTGACCGAGCCCCACCAGCAGACCCTCGCCCGCCTCGactgggagctggagcagcgCAAGAG GCTGGCAGAGAGGTACAAGGAGTGCCTGACCATCAAGGAGAAGATCCTGAAGGAGATCGAGGTGAAGAAGGAGTAcctgagcagcctgcagcctcGCCTCAACAGCATCATGCAG GCCTCCCTGCCCGTCCAGGAGTACCTCTTCATGCCCTTCGACCAGGCGCACAAGCAGTACGAGACGGCCCGACACCTGCCGCCGCCCCTCTACGTTCTCTTCGTCCAAGCCAGCGCCTACGGGCAGGCCTGCG ACAAGAAGCTCGTCGTGGCCATCGAAGGCAGCGTGGAGGAAGCCAAAGCCCTGTACAAGCCGCCCGAGGACTCGCAGG ATGATGAGAGCGACTCCGACGTGGAGGAGGAGCAGACCACG AAGCGGCGCCGGCCCACGCTGGGCGTGCAGCTGGACGACAAGCGCAAGGAGATGCTCAAGCGGCACCCGCTGTCCGTCACCGTCGACCTCAAGTGTAAAG ACGAGAACGTGCTCCACCTGACCTTCTACTACCTGATGAACCTCAACGTCATGACGGTGAAGACCAAGGTGACCACTGCCGTCGAGATGACGACCGCCGTCAGCGCCGG CGACCTGCTCTCCCCGGACTCCCTCCTGAGCTGCCTGTACCCGGGGGACCACGGGAAGAAGACCCCCAACCCCGCCAACCAGTTCCAGTTCGACAAAGTGGG CATCCTGACCTTGAGCGATTACGTGTCGGAGCTGGGGCACCCCTACGTGTGGGTGCAGAAGCTGGGCGGCCTGCACTTCCCCAAGGATCAGCCTCAG CACACGGTGACCGCGGACAACTCGCTGAGCGCCAGCCACATGGAGCTGACGGTGAAGCTGCTGCGGACGAGGCTGCAGTCCCGCCTGGCTCTCCACAAGCAGTTCGCCTCTCTCG AGCACGGCGTGGTGCCGGTCTCCAGCGAGTGCCAGCATCTCTTCCCCACCAAGATCGTCTCGCGCCTGGTGAAGTGGACTGCCATCCCCTTCGAGGATTACGCG GAGCTGCCCTACACTAAGGACGTGCTGGAGGCCGGCTTGGCCGAAGACACGCACCTCTATTACATGGCGCTGATAGAAAGGGGCACAG CCAAGCTCCAGGCCGCCGTGGTCCTGAACCCCGGCTACTCCGCGCTGCCGCCCATCTTCAGCCTCTGCCTGAACTGGAAAGGAGAGCGAACCGGCAACAACGACGACAACATTCGG GCGATGGAGAGCGAGGTCAACGTGTGCTACAAGGAGCTGTGGGGGCCCAAACCCGGCTACCAGCTGCTCACCAACCAGCTGCAGCGCCTCTGCATGGTGCTGGACGTC